A genome region from Natronobeatus ordinarius includes the following:
- a CDS encoding metal-dependent hydrolase, whose product MQPVVHLAVGYLCYAAYVRWRRGRGVTPADGPVLVAAFGAVLPDLVDQPLWLAGVTPVGRTIAHSLLFAVPTILLVSYLTRRRGEPILGVAFAIGYGSHLAADVPWHVLAGDYDELGFLLWPITHMPQYTGVKSLGTVAGLEVTTLWLEAVILVAGVALWWHDGRPGLGAIRSRL is encoded by the coding sequence ATGCAACCGGTCGTCCACCTCGCCGTCGGCTACCTCTGTTACGCCGCCTACGTCCGGTGGCGACGCGGCCGCGGCGTGACGCCCGCCGACGGACCGGTACTGGTCGCCGCCTTCGGCGCGGTGCTCCCCGACCTGGTCGATCAGCCGCTGTGGCTCGCCGGCGTGACCCCAGTAGGCCGAACGATCGCCCACTCGCTGCTGTTCGCCGTGCCGACGATTCTCCTCGTTTCGTACCTCACTCGTCGTCGCGGCGAGCCCATACTCGGCGTCGCGTTCGCGATCGGGTACGGCTCACACCTCGCGGCGGACGTCCCCTGGCACGTCCTCGCCGGCGACTACGACGAGCTCGGATTTCTGCTCTGGCCGATCACGCACATGCCCCAGTACACCGGCGTCAAGTCCCTCGGCACCGTCGCCGGCCTCGAGGTCACCACGCTCTGGCTCGAGGCCGTGATCCTCGTCGCCGGCGTCGCCCTCTGGTGGCACGACGGGCGGCCGGGACTGGGGGCGATCCGATCCCGGCTGTAA